One window of Pelmatolapia mariae isolate MD_Pm_ZW linkage group LG18, Pm_UMD_F_2, whole genome shotgun sequence genomic DNA carries:
- the dapk3 gene encoding death-associated protein kinase 3, protein MAGFRQEDVELYYEMGEELGSGQFAIVRKCKEKSTGVEYAAKFIKKRRLSSSRRGVSREEIEREVNILREIQHSNIITLHDIFENKTDVILILELVSGGELFDFLAEKESLTEEEATQFLKQILDGVQYLHSKRIAHFDLKPENIMLLDKNVPNPRIKLIDFGIAHQIKAGNEFKNIFGTPEFVAPEIVNYEPLGLEADMWSIGVITYILLSGASPFLGETKQETLTNISAVNYDFDEEYFSNTSELAKDFIRRLLVKDPKKRMTIDDSLEHPWIKVIKRRNVRQEDRDHKTERRRLKTTRLKEYTIKSHSSMPPNNTYANFERFSQVLEEIAAAEEGLKELERNQRSCREDVAALLSIYEEKEGWYKEENQSISGDLNHIRQELQRTQTQRKKCQEDARVTMQSANILKRKFGRLENRYEVLAEQVASEVRWVEELVKSISAEKDGLSSGSTP, encoded by the exons ATGGCTGGCTTCAGGCAAGAGGATGTTGAGTTGTACTACGAGATGGGAGAGGAGCTGGGGAG CGGACAGTTTGCCATCGTCCGTAAGTGCAAGGAGAAGAGCACAGGCGTCGAGTACGCAGCCAAGTTTATCAAGAAGCGGCGCCTGTCGTCCAGCCGGCGGGGGGTGAGCCGCGAAGAGATCGAGCGCGAGGTCAACATCCTGCGCGAGATCCAGCACAGCAACATCATCACCCTGCATGACATCTTTGAAAACAAGACGGACGTGATCCTGATCCTGGAGCTGGTGTCTGGAGGAGAGCTGTTCGACTTCCTGGCAGAGAAAGAATCTCTGACTGAGGAGGAGGCCACGCAGTTTCTCAAGCAGATCTTGGACGGCGTTCAGTACCTCCACTCCAAACGCATCGCTCACTTCGACCTCAAG cctgAGAATATCATGCTGCTGGACAAGAATGTCCCCAACCCCAGGATCAAGCTGATAGATTTTGGGATCGCTCATCAGATCAAAGCAGGAAACGAGTTCAAGAACATCTTTGGAACACCAGAGTTTGTTG CACCAGAAATAGTCAACTATGAGCCACTTGGACTGGAGGCAGACATGTG GAGCATTGGTGTCATCACGTATATTCT GTTGAGCGGTGCCTCGCCGTTTCTGGGCGAGACCAAACAAGAGACGCTGACCAACATCTCAGCTGTCAACTACGACTTCGATGAGGAGTATTTCAGCAACACCAGCGAGCTGGCGAAGGACTTCATACGCCGTTTGCTAGTAAAGGATCCTAA GAAAAGAATGACCATTGATGACAGTCTTGAGCACCCCTGGATTAAG GTCATTAAGAGGCGGAATGTACGCCAGGAGGACAGAGATCACAAGACTGAGCGCCGACGCCTGAAGACTACTCGTCTCAAGGAGTATACCATCAAGTCCCACTCCAGCATGCCTCCAAACAACACGTACGCCAACTTTGAGCGCTTCTCCCAGGTGCTCGAGGAGATTGCGGCAGCTGAGGAAGGCCTGAAGGAGTTGGAGCGCAACCAGCGGTCTTGCCGCGAGGATGTGGCAGCGCTGCTATCGATATATGAGGAGAAGGAGGGGTGGTACAAGGAAGAGAACCAGAGCATCTCTGGCGACCTGAACCACATTCGCCAAGAGCTGCAGCGCACGCAGACGCAGCGCAAGAAGTGCCAGGAGGACGCACGGGTCACTATGCAGTCGGCCAACATCCTCAAGCGCAAGTTCGGGCGCCTGGAGAACCGCTACGAGGTCCTGGCCGAGCAGGTGGCCTCCGAGGTCCGCTGGGTGGAGGAGCTGGTGAAGTCAATATCGGCAGAGAAGGACGGCCTCAGCTCTGGCAGCACGCCGTGA